In Massilia forsythiae, one DNA window encodes the following:
- a CDS encoding DUF2325 domain-containing protein, with translation MQVSAHDFEQLLREHRVLLDAYRDVQARCGERLLAQARAIARLEAQTMRLRAQAIRRQTELAWEREDRAERERAIPDLSKRVALARQVTLLQARIHQLMRAPGAAHAPARTAVVPWPRVSAGAEAPDTLETSLAAADLVICQTGCMSHGAYWRVQDHCQRTGKTCVLVERPDALRVVRIHGAIEDGAPACVTAPHTV, from the coding sequence ATGCAGGTTTCCGCACATGACTTCGAACAATTGCTGCGCGAGCACCGGGTGCTGTTGGACGCCTACCGCGACGTCCAGGCCCGCTGCGGCGAACGCTTGCTGGCGCAGGCGCGCGCCATCGCCCGCCTGGAGGCGCAAACCATGCGCCTGCGCGCCCAGGCGATCCGGCGCCAGACCGAACTGGCATGGGAACGCGAGGACCGCGCCGAACGCGAACGCGCGATTCCGGACCTGTCCAAGCGCGTCGCACTGGCGCGCCAGGTGACGCTGCTGCAGGCCCGCATCCACCAGCTGATGCGTGCGCCAGGCGCAGCCCATGCTCCTGCACGCACTGCCGTCGTGCCGTGGCCGCGCGTATCCGCCGGCGCCGAAGCGCCGGATACGCTGGAAACCAGCCTGGCCGCGGCCGACCTGGTGATCTGCCAGACCGGGTGCATGAGCCACGGCGCCTATTGGCGTGTGCAGGACCATTGCCAGCGCACCGGAAAAACCTGCGTGCTGGTCGAACGCCCGGATGCGCTGCGCGTGGTGCGCATTCATGGCGCTATCGAAGACGGCGCTCCCGCCTGCGTCACCGCCCCGCACACGGTATGA
- a CDS encoding alpha-amylase family glycosyl hydrolase, which translates to MTSSNTHAGAPWWQEAIIYQVYPRSYLDTNGDGVGDLTGITQKLDYIAGLGVDIVWLSPFFTSPMKDFGYDIADYCDVDPLFGTLADFDRLIARAHELGLKIMIDQVMAHTADAHPWFVESRASRDNPKSDWYVWSDPLADGNPPNNWLSVFGGSAWQWDTRRKQYYMHNFLVSQPQLNFHNPAVQQAHLDALRFWLERGVDGVRMDACVFHFHDRELRSNPPALVRDTSTVTDVNPYGMQAHIHDKTQPENIAFLQKVRALLDEFGAVSIGEVSSDDALAQMAEYTEGGDKLHMAYSFNLLTPEFSSAHVRRQVEEFTARVKDGWASWSVGNHDAIRVATRWSKPGDTPATRAALAKLVLAMQLSLKGTPCLYQGDELGLTEADVPFELLQDPYGITFWPEFKGRDGCRTPMPWTAAAPNAGFTGGTPWLPVDAAHVPLAVDAQDRDPHSMLNFERSIIHWRRTLPQLTRGDIAFYDVPEQALALRRELPGHAPLLAVFNVTNEALAFDWPQAAGAAPLSGHGMAGDVVDGKVTLPPYGAWFGTLAAGV; encoded by the coding sequence ATGACATCATCCAATACGCATGCCGGCGCGCCCTGGTGGCAGGAAGCCATCATCTACCAGGTGTATCCGCGCAGCTACCTCGATACCAACGGCGACGGCGTCGGCGACCTGACCGGCATCACCCAAAAACTCGACTACATCGCCGGCCTGGGCGTGGACATCGTCTGGCTGTCGCCGTTCTTCACCTCGCCCATGAAGGACTTCGGCTACGACATCGCCGACTACTGCGACGTCGACCCGCTGTTCGGCACCCTGGCCGACTTCGACCGCCTGATCGCGCGCGCGCACGAACTCGGCCTGAAAATCATGATCGACCAGGTGATGGCGCATACCGCCGACGCCCACCCGTGGTTCGTCGAGAGCCGCGCCAGCCGCGACAATCCGAAGTCCGACTGGTACGTGTGGTCCGATCCCCTCGCGGACGGCAACCCGCCCAACAACTGGCTGTCGGTGTTCGGCGGCTCGGCCTGGCAATGGGACACGCGCCGCAAGCAGTACTACATGCACAACTTCCTGGTCAGCCAGCCGCAGCTGAACTTCCATAACCCGGCGGTGCAGCAGGCGCACCTGGATGCCTTGCGCTTCTGGCTCGAGCGCGGCGTCGACGGCGTGCGCATGGACGCCTGCGTGTTCCACTTCCACGACCGTGAATTGCGCAGCAATCCGCCGGCGCTGGTGCGCGACACCTCGACCGTCACCGACGTCAACCCGTACGGGATGCAGGCCCACATCCACGACAAGACCCAGCCGGAAAACATCGCCTTCTTGCAAAAGGTGCGCGCGCTGCTGGACGAATTCGGTGCAGTGTCGATCGGCGAAGTCAGCTCGGACGACGCCCTGGCGCAGATGGCCGAATACACCGAGGGCGGCGACAAGCTGCACATGGCCTACAGCTTCAATTTGCTGACGCCGGAATTCTCGAGCGCCCACGTACGCCGCCAGGTCGAGGAATTCACCGCGCGCGTCAAGGATGGCTGGGCGTCCTGGTCGGTCGGCAACCACGATGCCATCCGCGTCGCCACGCGCTGGTCCAAGCCGGGCGACACGCCGGCCACGCGCGCCGCGCTGGCCAAGCTGGTGCTGGCGATGCAACTGTCGCTGAAGGGAACGCCGTGCCTGTACCAGGGCGACGAACTGGGCCTGACCGAAGCCGACGTGCCGTTCGAGCTGCTGCAGGACCCGTACGGCATCACCTTCTGGCCCGAGTTCAAGGGCCGCGACGGCTGCCGCACGCCGATGCCGTGGACGGCCGCGGCGCCCAACGCCGGCTTCACCGGCGGCACGCCGTGGCTGCCGGTGGATGCCGCCCACGTGCCCCTGGCCGTCGACGCGCAGGACCGCGATCCGCACTCGATGCTGAACTTCGAGCGCAGCATCATCCATTGGCGCCGCACGCTGCCGCAGCTGACGCGCGGCGACATCGCCTTCTACGACGTGCCGGAACAGGCGCTGGCGCTGCGGCGCGAGCTGCCCGGCCACGCGCCGCTGCTGGCCGTGTTCAACGTGACGAACGAGGCCCTGGCGTTCGACTGGCCGCAGGCCGCGGGCGCGGCGCCGCTGTCCGGGCACGGCATGGCCGGCGACGTCGTGGACGGCAAGGTCACGCTGCCGCCGTACGGTGCCTGGTTCGGCACGCTGGCCGCCGGGGTGTAA
- a CDS encoding NF038120 family PEP-CTERM protein, whose amino-acid sequence MTLSTPTVYLSGARARLKQLALGTGAALSLLGAVPAMAGVVNFESVDPTFYVDGETLSEAGYALQVVDTHGTGALAGLLVNGLDPTTCSLGGCPTDNQSHYYAGLADGALRITRNGGEAFSLASFDYAFVAPIGGQINTPYGQLVLTGTVRDLGTTISYAINFPGTDSAGNPVFSSALPSAAFASSVFTSLTIRACLFDGNGGCTYPQDISDPAYNQAQFALDNINLAEVPEPGSLALLALGMGALTLRRRKSAVSSNRAYQA is encoded by the coding sequence ATGACACTGTCCACCCCTACCGTTTACCTGTCCGGCGCGCGCGCCCGGCTGAAGCAACTCGCCCTCGGCACCGGCGCCGCCTTGTCGCTGCTGGGTGCGGTGCCCGCCATGGCCGGCGTGGTGAATTTCGAGAGCGTCGATCCGACGTTCTATGTCGACGGCGAGACGCTGTCGGAAGCCGGCTACGCGCTGCAGGTAGTGGACACGCACGGCACCGGCGCCCTGGCCGGCCTGCTGGTCAACGGCCTGGACCCGACCACCTGCTCGCTGGGCGGCTGCCCGACCGACAACCAGAGCCACTACTATGCCGGCCTGGCCGACGGCGCCCTGCGCATCACGCGCAACGGCGGCGAAGCCTTCAGCCTGGCGAGTTTCGATTACGCTTTCGTGGCGCCGATCGGCGGCCAGATCAACACCCCGTATGGCCAGCTGGTACTGACCGGCACCGTGCGCGACCTCGGCACCACGATCAGCTACGCCATCAATTTCCCCGGCACCGACAGCGCCGGCAATCCGGTGTTCAGCAGCGCCCTGCCGAGCGCGGCCTTCGCCAGCAGCGTGTTCACCAGCCTGACGATCCGCGCCTGCCTGTTCGACGGCAACGGCGGCTGCACCTACCCGCAGGACATCAGCGACCCGGCCTACAACCAGGCCCAGTTCGCCCTCGACAACATCAACCTGGCCGAAGTGCCGGAACCGGGCAGCCTGGCGCTGCTCGCCCTCGGCATGGGGGCGCTCACGCTGCGCCGCCGCAAGTCCGCCGTGTCGTCCAACCGCGCCTACCAGGCTTGA
- a CDS encoding S8 family peptidase, whose amino-acid sequence MKLRPITAAVLFALSVATAGASADDEVRRSYIIQLVDKPVATYAGDVAGLAATKPATGQRLNVDAAAVQNYIGYLAGKQASVAATVNKAQITNEYKVVLNGFSALLTDDEVRALKKNPEVANITADSIMQLDTSYTPTFLGLDKSGGLWEQVGGQDSAGEGMIIGIVDGGIWPEHDSFADRVDENGNPSRNGSKLAYTAPPSTWKGICQTGEGFQASDCNNKLIGARYFKQASQNLHWTEFLSPRDSIAGAEGHGGHGDHTASTAGGNAHVTAYASGLSLGKISGMAPRARIAAYKVCWTDATTAANGCATSNSVAAIEQAVKDGVNVINFSIGPNAGGGAFNEATEVAFLGAASAGVFVAASAGNSGPATAPVAHISPWLTTVANSTHNRQYVGDVTLGNGTVLTGASGNANTPSSPLILAKDAGMSGVDPANVSLNQCFGSVDGVANLLDPAKVSGKILVCDRGNNVLVNKSANAKNAGAAGVVIANVAGGATTILNQAHTVSTVHIRREDGDRLKAYIAATPGASAALGNLHGVIDPTVTAPIVNSSSSRGPNVANANIMKPDLSAPGTDILAAVSADLTRAQRAAIVAGGEAPSKDFAFYTGTSMASPHVAGVAALLKQRHPDWSPAMIKSALMTTTTDTFSDGLNGSVSWDSSARTTGTLPWGQGAGHIAPTAAADPGLVYDASEVDYIRFLCGLSLNVYSAATCSTYGTIQPYDLNLASLTAANVLGVLTMNRTVTNVGASTATYNASATLPGFTVAVTPASLTLAPGASGKFAVKLTRTSAAYNTWMYGKLVWTDGSHVVRSPLNARAAMLAAPTTVTSEATTGSKVITIGAGFSGALAVTKSGLLAPTEFNGTVVKAPSTANTVCTGGGGTGVNVHTVTVPAGATIARFALYDSDTSGNGASDLDLVVARGTTVVGTSGSDTSNEMVTLTNPAAGDYKVCVVGYAPAGGSATYKLSTWVLSPTSTGGNFKAAAAGAVAVGGTAPVALSWSGLAVGKRYLGSVSYQNAGAAVGSTIVEIDTTDPIPLFQNSGIKQVNAE is encoded by the coding sequence ATGAAACTGCGTCCCATTACCGCCGCCGTCCTGTTCGCGCTGAGCGTCGCCACCGCCGGCGCGTCCGCCGACGACGAAGTCCGCCGCTCCTACATCATCCAGCTGGTCGACAAGCCGGTCGCCACCTATGCCGGCGACGTCGCCGGCCTGGCCGCAACGAAACCGGCCACCGGCCAGCGTCTGAACGTCGACGCCGCCGCGGTCCAGAACTACATCGGCTACCTGGCCGGCAAGCAGGCCAGCGTGGCCGCCACCGTCAACAAGGCGCAAATCACCAACGAATACAAGGTCGTGCTGAACGGCTTCTCGGCCCTGCTGACCGACGACGAAGTGCGCGCGCTGAAGAAGAACCCCGAAGTCGCCAACATCACGGCCGACTCCATCATGCAGCTCGACACCAGCTACACCCCGACCTTCCTCGGCCTGGACAAGTCCGGCGGCCTGTGGGAACAGGTCGGCGGCCAGGACAGCGCCGGCGAAGGCATGATCATCGGTATCGTCGACGGCGGCATCTGGCCGGAGCACGACAGCTTTGCCGACCGCGTCGACGAGAACGGCAACCCGAGCCGCAACGGCAGCAAGCTGGCCTACACCGCGCCGCCGTCCACCTGGAAGGGCATCTGCCAGACCGGCGAAGGCTTCCAGGCCAGCGACTGCAACAACAAGCTGATCGGCGCGCGCTACTTCAAGCAGGCGTCGCAGAACCTGCACTGGACCGAGTTCCTGTCGCCGCGCGACTCGATCGCCGGCGCCGAGGGCCATGGCGGCCACGGCGACCACACCGCCAGCACCGCCGGCGGCAACGCCCACGTGACGGCCTACGCGAGCGGCCTGAGCCTGGGCAAGATCAGCGGCATGGCGCCGCGCGCGCGCATCGCCGCCTATAAAGTCTGCTGGACCGACGCCACCACCGCCGCCAACGGCTGCGCCACCTCGAACAGCGTGGCCGCGATCGAGCAGGCGGTGAAGGACGGCGTCAACGTCATCAACTTCTCGATCGGCCCGAACGCCGGCGGCGGCGCCTTCAACGAAGCGACCGAGGTCGCCTTCCTGGGCGCGGCCTCGGCCGGCGTATTCGTGGCGGCATCGGCCGGCAACTCGGGCCCGGCGACCGCGCCGGTGGCGCACATCAGCCCGTGGCTGACCACGGTCGCCAACTCGACCCACAACCGCCAGTACGTGGGCGACGTCACGCTCGGCAACGGCACGGTCCTGACCGGCGCCTCGGGCAACGCCAACACCCCATCGTCGCCGCTGATCCTGGCCAAGGACGCCGGCATGAGCGGCGTCGACCCGGCCAACGTCAGCCTGAACCAGTGCTTCGGCTCGGTCGACGGCGTGGCCAACCTGCTCGATCCGGCCAAGGTCAGCGGCAAGATCCTGGTCTGCGACCGCGGCAACAACGTGCTGGTCAACAAGAGCGCCAACGCGAAGAACGCCGGCGCGGCCGGCGTCGTCATCGCCAACGTGGCCGGCGGCGCCACCACCATCCTGAACCAGGCGCACACCGTCTCGACCGTGCACATCCGGCGCGAGGACGGCGACCGGCTCAAGGCCTACATCGCCGCCACCCCGGGCGCCAGCGCGGCGCTGGGCAACCTGCACGGCGTGATCGACCCGACCGTCACCGCCCCGATCGTCAACAGCAGCTCGTCGCGCGGTCCGAACGTGGCCAACGCCAACATCATGAAGCCGGACCTGAGCGCGCCGGGTACCGACATCCTGGCCGCCGTCAGCGCCGACCTGACGCGCGCGCAGCGCGCCGCGATCGTCGCCGGCGGCGAGGCGCCGTCCAAGGACTTCGCCTTCTACACCGGCACCTCGATGGCCTCGCCGCACGTGGCCGGCGTCGCCGCGCTGCTCAAGCAGCGCCACCCGGACTGGAGCCCGGCGATGATCAAGTCGGCCCTGATGACCACCACCACCGACACCTTCAGCGACGGCCTGAACGGCTCGGTGAGCTGGGACAGCAGCGCCAGGACCACCGGCACGCTGCCGTGGGGCCAGGGCGCCGGCCACATCGCCCCGACCGCGGCCGCCGATCCGGGCCTGGTGTACGACGCCAGCGAAGTCGACTACATCCGCTTCCTGTGCGGCCTGAGCCTGAACGTCTACAGCGCCGCCACCTGCTCGACCTACGGCACCATCCAGCCGTACGACCTGAACCTGGCCTCGCTGACCGCCGCCAACGTACTGGGCGTCTTGACCATGAACCGCACGGTCACCAACGTCGGCGCCAGCACCGCCACCTACAACGCCAGCGCCACGCTGCCGGGCTTCACGGTCGCCGTGACGCCGGCCAGCCTGACGCTGGCGCCGGGCGCGTCGGGCAAGTTCGCGGTCAAGCTGACCCGCACCAGCGCCGCCTACAACACCTGGATGTACGGCAAGCTGGTGTGGACCGACGGCAGCCACGTCGTGCGCAGCCCGCTGAACGCGCGCGCCGCCATGCTGGCCGCCCCCACCACGGTGACCAGCGAAGCGACCACCGGCAGCAAGGTGATCACCATCGGCGCCGGCTTCAGCGGCGCGCTGGCGGTCACCAAGTCCGGCCTGCTGGCGCCGACCGAGTTCAACGGCACGGTGGTCAAGGCCCCGAGCACCGCCAACACGGTCTGCACCGGCGGCGGCGGCACCGGCGTCAACGTGCACACGGTCACGGTCCCGGCCGGCGCCACCATCGCCCGCTTCGCGCTGTACGACAGCGACACCAGCGGCAACGGCGCCTCGGACCTGGACCTGGTGGTGGCGCGCGGCACCACGGTGGTCGGCACCAGCGGCAGCGACACCAGCAACGAAATGGTCACGCTGACCAATCCGGCGGCCGGCGACTACAAGGTGTGCGTGGTCGGCTACGCGCCGGCCGGCGGCAGCGCCACCTACAAGCTGTCGACCTGGGTGCTGAGCCCGACCTCGACCGGCGGCAACTTCAAGGCCGCGGCAGCGGGCGCGGTGGCGGTCGGCGGCACCGCGCCGGTGGCCCTGTCCTGGTCGGGCCTGGCGGTCGGCAAGCGCTACCTGGGCAGCGTCAGCTACCAGAACGCCGGCGCCGCGGTCGGCTCGACCATCGTCGAAATCGACACCACCGATCCGATCCCGCTGTTCCAGAACTCGGGCATCAAGCAGGTGAACGCCGAGTAA
- a CDS encoding POT-type proton-dependent oligopeptide transporter: MPRQIPYIIANEGCERFSFYGMRNILTPFLISSLLLLLPEAERAGDAKHVFHTFVIGVYFFPLLGGWLADRFFGKYHTVLWLSLVYCAGHACLAAFENDVRGFYAGLFLIALGSGGIKPLVSSFVGDQFDHTNKHKAKLVFDAFYWIINFGSFFASLLMPVFLRDYGASVAFGIPGILMFVATLVFWSGRKGYVHVAPGAADPHSFLRVARSALLARRPGQGRPGLSVAALGAAGAVAALAMAPTWGFVIAACTALVLLLAFGGIGVAMQLERARGLHPDSAVDGVRGVLRVLVVFALVTPFWSLFDQKASTWIVQANGMLRPTLSLFGSEIRFEPAQMQALNPLLVMLLIPFNNIAVFPLLRRLGWEPTALRRMTAGIALSALSWVAIGTIQVVMDGGTPLSMAWQVLPYALLTMGEVLVSATGLEFAYSQAPASMKGAIMAFWSLAVTVGSLWVLIVNASVKNETVLGHIAGTGLGVMAFQMYFFAAFAFLAALAFGWYARRYRVVDYYRS, translated from the coding sequence ATGCCCCGCCAGATCCCGTACATCATCGCCAACGAAGGCTGCGAGCGCTTCAGCTTCTACGGCATGCGCAACATCCTCACACCCTTCCTGATCTCGTCGCTGCTGCTGCTCCTGCCGGAAGCCGAGCGCGCCGGCGACGCCAAGCACGTGTTCCACACCTTCGTCATCGGCGTGTATTTCTTTCCGCTGCTGGGCGGCTGGCTGGCCGACCGCTTCTTCGGCAAGTACCATACCGTGCTCTGGCTCAGCCTGGTGTACTGCGCCGGCCACGCCTGCCTGGCCGCCTTCGAAAACGATGTACGTGGTTTCTATGCCGGCCTGTTCCTGATCGCGCTCGGCTCGGGCGGCATCAAGCCGCTGGTGTCTTCCTTCGTCGGCGACCAGTTCGACCACACCAACAAGCACAAGGCGAAGCTGGTGTTCGACGCCTTTTACTGGATCATCAACTTCGGCTCCTTCTTCGCCTCGCTGCTGATGCCGGTATTCCTGCGCGACTACGGCGCCTCGGTGGCGTTCGGCATCCCGGGCATCCTGATGTTCGTCGCCACGCTGGTGTTCTGGAGCGGCCGCAAGGGCTACGTGCACGTGGCGCCCGGCGCCGCCGACCCGCATTCCTTCCTGCGCGTGGCGCGCAGCGCCCTGCTGGCGCGCCGGCCGGGACAGGGACGGCCGGGATTGAGCGTGGCTGCGCTGGGCGCGGCCGGCGCCGTGGCGGCGCTGGCGATGGCGCCGACCTGGGGCTTCGTGATCGCCGCCTGCACGGCGCTGGTGCTGCTGCTCGCCTTCGGCGGCATCGGCGTGGCCATGCAGCTGGAACGCGCGCGTGGCCTGCATCCGGACAGCGCCGTGGACGGCGTGCGCGGCGTGCTGCGCGTGCTGGTGGTGTTCGCGCTGGTGACGCCGTTCTGGTCGCTGTTCGACCAGAAGGCCTCCACCTGGATCGTGCAGGCCAACGGCATGCTGCGTCCGACGCTGTCCCTGTTCGGCAGTGAAATCCGCTTCGAGCCGGCCCAGATGCAGGCGCTCAATCCGCTGCTGGTGATGCTCCTGATCCCGTTCAACAACATCGCCGTGTTCCCGCTGTTGCGGCGCCTGGGCTGGGAGCCGACCGCGCTGCGCCGCATGACCGCGGGCATCGCCCTGTCGGCGCTGTCGTGGGTGGCGATCGGCACCATCCAGGTGGTAATGGACGGCGGCACGCCGCTGTCGATGGCCTGGCAGGTCCTGCCCTACGCCCTGCTGACCATGGGCGAGGTGCTGGTCTCGGCCACCGGGCTGGAATTCGCCTACAGCCAGGCGCCGGCCTCGATGAAGGGCGCGATCATGGCGTTCTGGTCGCTGGCGGTGACGGTCGGCAGCCTGTGGGTCTTGATCGTGAACGCCAGCGTCAAGAACGAAACCGTGCTCGGCCACATCGCCGGCACCGGGCTTGGCGTGATGGCCTTCCAGATGTATTTTTTTGCCGCCTTCGCCTTCCTGGCCGCCCTCGCCTTCGGCTGGTATGCAAGGCGCTACCGCGTCGTCGACTACTACCGTTCGTAA
- a CDS encoding alpha-1,6-glucosidase domain-containing protein has translation MIRFPRGAAGAITFSLLAGGGAHAAINPEACDSKAFQIVQHPAAAGFDARAVWLDSRLATWPGAGADGVFKLYHSPIGAIAAPAGGKVEGAAGAVVLQPFKGTLPAAAATRFKYLAAGPLLQVGDADVPALGALHREQLVLVQEDARGIVVAATRLQAAGALDDLYGAAAGLDRLGVSVDGKRTGFTLWAPTAQQAAVCVYDSGRSVVRAVYQMGFDAKTGAWSAALPGDLSGKYYRYAVDVPVDGAGIVRNLVTDPYSISLTTDSKRSYIGRLDAPRLKPQGWDASAAPRTVKNQTDMVVYELHVRDFSINDASVPYEHRGRYAAFTDLRSNGMKHLAALAKNGLTDIHLLPVYDLGSVPETGCAVPSPGGAPDGTAQQALVKKTAQTDCFNWGYDPYHYNAPEGSYASDPANGATRVLEFRQMVDSLHGVGLRVGMDVVFNHTFIAGQNEKSVLDRIVPGYYHRLDAKGAIEQSTCCDNTATENLMMGKLMIDSVTLWATQYKIDSFRFDLMGHQPRAVMERLQRQVNAAAGRNVQLIGEGWNFGEVADGARFVQASQLSLNGSGIGTFNDRTRDAVRGGAAGESGAGLFRQGWINGLVYDPNAQAAKASPADLLKAADLVRAGLAGSIRSYPLQTADDRIRTLEAIDYNGQPAGYAAEPGETVNYVENHDNQTLYDVNVLKLPVATSSQERARVQVLGMAVDAFSQGVAYYHAGIDVLRSKSMDRNSFNSGDWFNRLDWTYRDNYFGTGLPPEQDNGKDYALLKPLLANPALKPQPADIAFARDAFRDLLAVRASSTLFRLPTSDEVKRRLRFFNTGSAQVPTVAAAHLDGRGYDGAGFAGISYFINVDKVGHRVTDPQAVGKRLRLHPVFMAPGAADKRATQATFDSASGAFEIPPRTAVVFVED, from the coding sequence ATGATCCGATTCCCTCGCGGCGCCGCCGGCGCCATCACTTTCTCCCTGCTGGCCGGCGGCGGCGCCCATGCCGCCATCAATCCGGAAGCCTGCGACAGCAAGGCTTTCCAGATCGTCCAGCACCCGGCCGCGGCCGGCTTCGACGCGCGCGCCGTCTGGCTCGACAGCCGCCTGGCCACCTGGCCCGGCGCGGGCGCCGACGGCGTGTTCAAGCTGTACCACTCGCCGATCGGGGCCATCGCCGCGCCCGCCGGCGGCAAGGTCGAAGGCGCCGCCGGCGCCGTCGTGCTGCAGCCGTTCAAGGGGACGCTGCCGGCTGCCGCTGCCACCCGCTTCAAGTACTTGGCCGCCGGTCCGCTGCTGCAGGTGGGCGATGCCGACGTGCCCGCGCTGGGCGCCCTGCACCGCGAGCAGCTGGTGCTGGTGCAGGAAGACGCCCGCGGCATCGTCGTCGCCGCCACCCGCCTGCAGGCGGCCGGCGCGCTCGACGATTTATATGGCGCCGCCGCCGGGCTGGACCGGCTGGGCGTGAGCGTCGACGGCAAGCGCACCGGCTTCACGCTGTGGGCGCCGACCGCGCAGCAGGCCGCCGTATGCGTCTACGACAGCGGCAGGTCGGTGGTGCGCGCGGTGTACCAGATGGGCTTCGATGCGAAGACTGGCGCCTGGAGCGCGGCGCTGCCGGGCGACCTGTCCGGCAAGTACTACCGGTACGCGGTCGACGTGCCGGTGGACGGCGCCGGCATCGTGCGCAACCTGGTCACCGACCCGTATTCGATCAGCCTGACCACCGACTCGAAACGCAGCTATATCGGCCGCCTGGACGCGCCGCGCCTGAAGCCGCAGGGCTGGGACGCGTCCGCCGCCCCGCGCACGGTGAAGAACCAGACCGACATGGTGGTGTACGAGCTGCACGTGCGCGATTTTTCCATCAACGACGCCAGCGTGCCCTACGAGCACCGCGGCAGGTACGCCGCCTTCACGGACCTGCGCTCGAACGGCATGAAGCACCTGGCGGCGCTGGCGAAGAATGGCCTCACCGACATCCACCTGCTGCCGGTGTACGACCTGGGCAGCGTGCCGGAAACCGGCTGCGCCGTGCCGAGTCCGGGCGGCGCGCCGGACGGCACCGCCCAGCAGGCACTGGTGAAGAAGACCGCGCAGACCGACTGCTTCAACTGGGGCTACGACCCCTACCACTACAACGCGCCGGAAGGCAGCTACGCCAGCGACCCGGCCAACGGCGCCACCCGCGTGCTCGAATTCCGCCAGATGGTCGACAGTCTGCACGGCGTGGGCCTGCGGGTGGGCATGGACGTGGTGTTCAACCACACCTTCATCGCCGGCCAGAACGAGAAGTCGGTGCTGGACCGCATCGTGCCGGGCTACTACCACCGCCTGGACGCCAAGGGCGCGATCGAGCAGTCGACCTGCTGCGACAACACCGCCACCGAGAACCTCATGATGGGCAAGCTGATGATCGATTCGGTCACCCTGTGGGCGACCCAGTACAAGATCGATTCGTTCCGCTTCGACCTGATGGGCCACCAGCCGCGCGCGGTGATGGAGCGCCTGCAGCGGCAGGTGAACGCCGCCGCCGGCCGCAACGTGCAGCTGATCGGCGAAGGCTGGAACTTCGGCGAAGTGGCCGACGGCGCGCGCTTCGTGCAGGCCTCGCAGCTGTCGCTGAATGGCAGCGGCATCGGCACCTTCAACGACCGCACCCGCGACGCGGTACGCGGCGGCGCGGCCGGCGAATCCGGCGCCGGACTGTTCCGCCAGGGCTGGATCAACGGCCTGGTCTACGACCCGAATGCGCAAGCCGCCAAGGCCAGCCCTGCCGACCTGCTGAAAGCCGCCGACCTGGTGCGCGCCGGCCTGGCCGGTTCGATCCGCTCGTATCCGCTGCAGACGGCGGACGACCGCATCAGGACATTGGAGGCGATCGACTACAACGGCCAGCCGGCCGGCTACGCGGCGGAACCGGGAGAGACCGTCAACTACGTCGAAAACCACGACAACCAGACACTGTACGACGTGAACGTATTGAAACTGCCGGTGGCGACTTCCAGCCAGGAGCGCGCACGGGTGCAGGTGCTGGGCATGGCGGTGGACGCCTTCAGCCAGGGCGTGGCCTACTACCACGCCGGCATCGACGTGCTGCGCTCGAAGTCGATGGACCGCAACAGCTTCAATTCCGGCGACTGGTTCAACCGCCTCGACTGGACTTACCGCGACAATTACTTCGGTACCGGCCTGCCGCCGGAACAGGACAACGGCAAGGATTACGCGCTGTTGAAACCGCTGCTGGCCAACCCCGCGCTGAAGCCGCAGCCGGCCGACATCGCCTTCGCGCGCGACGCCTTCCGCGACCTGCTGGCGGTGCGCGCCAGCTCGACCCTGTTCCGCCTGCCCACCAGCGACGAGGTCAAGCGCCGCCTGCGCTTCTTCAACACCGGCAGCGCGCAGGTGCCGACCGTGGCGGCGGCGCACCTGGACGGGCGCGGCTACGACGGCGCCGGCTTCGCCGGCATCAGCTACTTCATCAACGTCGACAAGGTCGGCCACCGCGTGACCGACCCGCAGGCGGTGGGCAAGCGCCTGCGCCTGCACCCGGTGTTCATGGCGCCCGGCGCGGCCGACAAGCGCGCCACCCAGGCGACTTTCGACAGCGCCAGCGGCGCCTTCGAGATCCCGCCGCGCACGGCGGTGGTGTTCGTGGAAGACTGA